Within Microcebus murinus isolate Inina chromosome 8, M.murinus_Inina_mat1.0, whole genome shotgun sequence, the genomic segment CATCCACACGTACGTCTGCAGTTTCTGTTACTGCTTGTGGAAAGTCACGTAACTTCCccaagcctcaatttccccatatATTAAACAGGAATgactgtgaaaataaaatgagataatggatgtgaAAGTACATGGTAAATTGTAAAGTAAtactaatgattaaaaaaaatcatatcatacATATTATTAAAGATGGTGAGGTAGAGTTTGTTCAAAGGGGGCCATGGATTCCACAGACccattcaaagaaaataaaaacaaataagaaaagagctaaaaagaaaagtaaaatttaaatattttaaaattaaataaaaaatataaaaaaattaaaaaaaaaaaagaaagaaaagggggcaTAGAAATATGAATGGGGACCATGGCAATGGGGTCTTGCAGTGAACAGAGATTGGACAGGGACAAGTGGGATTTTATAACCAAGGGGGGGGCGGTGGATGGAACATGACTGAGAGGAAACATGAAGGATAAGGGGTTTCTAGCTAAGCTGACTGGATAGGATGATTGCTGAAGGCTGGCCAGGGTGGTCACATGCCGGGGGTGGGAGATACTCACTAAACTGACTTAGGAGAATTCCTGCTCAAACTGGATTTAACTGAAGAGGGAAGCCCAAAGTTGGGCCTAGCAAAACAAAGGACTCAAAGGAGCCTAACTAAAGTTTTGGTCAAAGGGGAGAGTTTTGTCACtattttaataaatgctaaaGATTATGATATTCATAGCCTCCGTAGATCAATTAATCATGCATGTGTTCCTGGGCTTTGCTGTGATGGTGTACACTCTTGCTTATGGTGTAGAAACTAAATGTGATCAATGGATACTTTCATATATTTGAAGACTTTGGTTCAGTGTTTTACAAAGGTCTTCTGTTTGGTGATTTTGATATCACAGTCAAATGATGACTATGGGGACCAATGACCTAGGTGAAGATTGTGCAGATGGAGCAGAGTGAGTAGTTGAAGTCCATCCATGCTGGTGGTCCATGTACCTGCCCCAGCACGGAGCATCCAGATCTTGCTATTCACCAGCATGCACCAAATTGCTGTGGCTGAAGCAGGACTGTAGGTTGGAGTAGTCACTGCTGCACTCACAGGAAGTAGTCTGCAATGGAACATGCCAATAGTCAGAAAAATCCTCCTGACAACATGTTATCCTGAATTTGTGACAAGCCCCTGTTCTAAACCCATCTCACAGTGGCCAGTGCACTGTGGATGCAGAACCCAGTGTTCATCAGCCATAacagaggggtgtgtgtgtgtgtgtgtgtgtgtgtgtgtgtgtgtgtgtgcttgtgtatatgtgtatgtgtgcttgtgtgtgtgcgtgcgtgcttgtgtgtgtgtgttgtgtgtttgtgtatgtgtgtgcttgtgtgtgtgcgcttgtgtgtgtgtgtgtgtgtgtgtgtgtatgaaattgTGTCAGTTCTATCATGGGATTTCAGCCTGATTTGGCTAACAGCAGAATTCCTCACTTTTTGTCTTTGTATCATTAATGCaacttttttgtgttttaatttttgttctttattctattaTAGCTGTGTATCCTTTCTATAAAAGTGCTTTGGAGATCTTTGAAGAGTTGGAAAAGGAGAgccaatatataaagaacaaataaaaaaaaagtccccaccCTCACTGTTTTATTGAACTCTTATGGTTAACTAGAGAAATAGTGGGAGTAGACAAAATTCACACTGAAAACTGTGGGTacgtttgttttaaattttggcagCCAAGAAGGGCTagggagaatttttttctcattttgctttataaactcAGTGTGTCTATGACAATCTAGGGCAAGGGAAGAGAGCTGTTCCCTAAACCTGGAACACCTTCCCTTCCCCCCTGAAACTTGCCAAATCCCACCCAGTCTTCACGGCAGTCCAGACCCCTCTTCCTAGGAAGTCTCCTCTCAGAACCACCCCTCACTCATCTCTCCCTTCTCCAAACATCTACATCACCTCATTACTGCCTAGTTTAGCCCTTAAGCACTTTATTTCTCATGTAGAGAAACAAAGctcaggccaggcctgggggctcatgcccgtaatcctagcactcttgggaggccgaggcgggaggatcatttgagctcaggagtttgagaccagccggagaaagagtgagaccctgtctctactaacaatagaaagaaattagctggacaactaaaaaatatatatagaaaaaattagtcaggcatggtggcacatgcctgtaggcccaggacttgggaggctgaggcaggaggattgcttgagcccaggagtttgaggttgctgtgagctacagtgatgccactgcactctacccgtgatgacagagcaagaatctgtctcaaaaaagcaaacacaaaaagattttttattttccattgaatggtcttagcacctttgtcaaaaatcagttgaacaTAGACTATGGGTTTACATCTGGACTCTCAATCCTATTCCATTCATCTATATGTCTGTCCATATTATAGTACCTCACTATCTTGATTACCATTATTTTGTGGTAAGTTTTGATATAGGGAAGTGTGAATACTCtcactttttgttctttctcaagattgttttggccatTCTGGGGTCCCTTGCAATTCTATATggattttagaatcagcttatctGTTTTTACAAAAAAGTCAACTGGGACAAAGTGTTATTTTCGCTTATATAAATTTGTAAAAGGAACTAATATTCTGTGAGACCAGCTCTACTATAGTGGAAAAAAATCCCAGAGACATGCAGGAtagcaaatattaataccttACTCTGCATCATTGAATCTTAATAAAAACTCATAATGGAGTTCAAAATAAAGATGACCATATTGTGATGTTGAATTTTGGAAGGCAACAGGGATTTATTAAGttcttatatttacatttatataataatgtaaAGGTAACAAAATGTGCTCATAATCTTTTCCCatcttttcattataattatctTGGCATTTAGTTAGGAGGGGATTTATCATCACTTTTAGTTTTCAGTGAAGTTTAGACACAGAGAAGATAAGAGTGACTTGCTtcagctacacatctgataaagggctgataaccagaatctatttggaactcaggaaaatcagcaagaaaaaaatcaaacaaccctatgaaaaaatgggcaaaggatatgaacagaaaattctcaaacaaagacagaataatggccaacaagcatatgaaaaaatgttcaacatctctaatcatcagagaaatgcaaatcaaaaccacaatgagatatcacttaactccagtgagaatggcttttatcaaaaagtccccaaacaacaaatgctggcgtggatgtggagagagaggaacattcctacactgctggtgggactgcaaactaattcaacctctgtggaaagcaatatggagatacctcaaagcgatacaagtagatctaccatttgatccagcaattccactactgggcatctacccaaaagatcaaaagtcactttatgaaaaagacacctgcactcaaatgtttatagcagcacaattcacaattgcaaagctgtggaaacaacccaagtgcccatcaattcatgagtggattaataaaatgtggtatatgtataccatggaatactactcggaattaagaaacaatggcgatatagcacctcttgtatattcctggatacagctggaacccattctactaagtgaagtatccaagaatggaaaaaccagcaccacatgtactcaccagcatattggtattaacggatcaacacctaagtggacatacaggagtaacatttatcaggtgtcaggcaggtgggggggggaggaggggacgggtatatacaactacaacgagtaagatgtgcaacgtttgggggatggacacgcttgaagctcttactcgaggggggaggggggcatgggcaatatatgtaaacttaacacttatacccccataatatgctaaaataaaaaataaaataataataataataaaaagagtgaCTTGCTCCAAGAGAGAAGCTAGTAAATAGAGTAAAAATCATCAGGTTTGCCTGAAAGGGAAGGGCTTTCTGGTGTGGAAGACTTTAAGTGCTAACGGGAAATGGGGCTGAGTTGGTCAAGCTGTTTCACTCTTAGTTTAACACTTTTCCTAACATATGGCCTAACCAAGCAGGCTCGACCTTCTCTACTTTGGAAATTCTCTTTAAATCGCCTCTCTTCCCTAATGTTGTCTGAGACCTCACCTATCCTAATCCTTCCAGCAAGCCCTTCTTCTCTTTGGTGTCCCAGCCACGAGCCACAAAGGGTtctgtattttctactttctatgGGCTCCAATAGTTTTTTGttatgttcattttttctctctccttcagaCTGTAGGTCACAAAAGGCAGAGACAGTTGCTTGTCCCTCCTTCCCATGACAAGAATGGATATTCCAGAAATAACTGTTGCCTGACCAACAGGAAGTAAGTGGacatttaaaacatcttttggGGTCAGGTAAGTTGCCTGGGGTAACCATTTATTAGAATTCCATAATTATTTAAAGATAAGCAAGAGCCACTTAGTGCCAGGAACacaattttgtatgtttattgtgTTTCTATGTGCATCATAACAAGAAAAGCACAGCCTAGTACATATCGATGATCCGCCTCAGAGACCCCACTTTGGCATCCATGGCGCCCCAGTCGTGGTACCGCCGGTAGTCCCCCGGCCTCAGCAGGTACTGGCGCCCGCGGTAGTTGGGCAGCTCGTAGAGCACCCAGCAGCCCTCTAGCACGTGGAGGGAGTGGATCTCATGGACACGGAAGCGATCCTGGATGCAGGAACAGTCTTCAGTGAGCTCAGACACGAGGCCTCGGTAGTTATCTCTCTCGTACAGCCTTAACCTGTGAGAGCTGGTCTGTTGTGACAATaaacaaaagaagcaaaataaactgTGTGCATCCTTGTTCTCAACAAAAGTGATACGATCAGCCTGCATCTTCATGAAGCATGATTTTCAAACTGTCCTGTAAAATGTTTCTTCCCTAATCTCACTTTTTACGCTGTTGCTCCATCAAATTAGGAAGAGTATTAAAATAAAGCTGACCCGATCTGTAAGCTGGAGAGCTTATGGAAGAAACAAACATTGAAATACAGGGAATAAAGGTGTGTCCTTTGTAACAACCATCTGTCACAACTGTGCTTAGTGAGTGTGCAGAGGATTTCAACTCCCATTCCCATTATGACTCCATATAACGGAGTCTTACGAAGCTTGTTTTAAAGTCACTTTTTGCATTTATAATGTACAATGATTTATATTTACACTGAGTCCACATGTCCACTTTTCAAGTGAAATTTTGCCAAGTCATTTGTACCATGTGAATTTCTTGCCccaaagaaatgtctattttatttacatctctttgtgcatCTGCAACTTTTTCTAGCCTAAATTTGATTTCAGTTCTTAAAACCCCTAGCCACAACCATGTAATCTGATGCCAGCAGAAAGCGTAGACACATGCTCCACATGATTAAAAAACATTAAGCAGCACTTTGGTGAGGACCATGTTCTATGAAATCCTAATCAATTATCTGTCTCAGTTCCTGCTAAGAAACTATTTGAATATGATGCCTGGAAAATACGAAGCCACACAAGCTGAAACATATTGCTCTGGGTTCTAGATTAATATGTTATAGAATGtagtaaaaaaaattaccaatacATTATACCTATGAATATATTGTGCTTTCATagtctgttaatttttttatccttaagaaagattaaaaatatatctattatctAGATACACTTTTATTACTGAACAAGGcagtttttatttagaaattaggGTCACCTAGATGTTTCCAAGTTTAAAGACTATGTTGTTGTGATATCTTGTGCCCTAAAGCAATGTTGTTGTTCTTAAGTAAGAAAAGAGATTactgtcacattttctttaatgctGGAGAGCCAGGCCTTGCTGTCTTTACTGCAAACACTAGACCTGAGTTGGAGCAAACTGACTTCTACAAACAGGAACTGACGGCCATGGATCACTGATGCTTTCACATCAGCCGGGGTGAAGAAGACTCACGTAAGGAATTCTGTGGCAGGAGCGGATGGAGTCGCTGAGGCCCATCCACTGCTGGTAGTCGGGGTACTCGCCGCGCCGCAGGAGGTACTGGTGGCCCTGGTAGTTGGTGCGCTCATAGAGCATCCAGGAGCCGCTGTCCACCCGGATGGAGTTGCAGCGGCTGAAGTAGGCCTGCAGGTTGGGGCAGTCGCTGATGCACTCATAGCAGCGGCCCTGGAAGCCCCGTTCCTCGTAGAAGGTGATCTGCAGTGGAAAACAAGGTGACAGTAGACAGTCAGCTGGAAGGTACATCCCCACACACCATAGACACCTGATAGACATGGCTCGGCCCCTCAACGGGCTCACCTTCCCCATGGCTGTTGACAGCGGATGATCAGCGTTCTAGTATGACGGGGACAAAGCGGCAGCTGGTATATATAGCAGGATGGCTGCTGTGTTGGCAAGAACAACACAAAAGGGACCTGGGGGTAGTGCGAAAGGGgatttctatgttctttttttttcatctggGATCATGGGGCAGGGGGCTCTCTCTCTGGCATTTTCGAGTTGTCCTCACTAGCTCCAGTGAAAGGTATTAAAGTCAGCAGAGCCATTATGACCTTGGAGACAAAGGGCGCACTTCTCATCCTATGCAGCTCGCTGGAAATACATTACATGCCCAGCATTCTGCAATGTTTGTCCATGGAAACTGCTGAGATGGAGGTTGGTGGTTCCATCTAAGGTAACTCACGAGAAGCATATGGGTTCCAGAAGGACTTGAAGTGTGAGGCAGCAacaaaaaagtcccaaacaaaaAAATCCGTTGATTAAAAGACAATTACATTTCTTAAATTACTTCATCAGTGTGATATGGTTTTGATAAAAAATAGTTTGCACATGTTTatgtagcaaaaagaaaagattagaacTGTGTGTGCCCCAATATGTCAATCATGGCAGTCAACGAACGGCAAGAATATGGATCttagttttatatttgtatctcttctttttgaTGCTTTATGTTTCCTTAATTTTCTATTATAGATATACACATTACAATTTCATgagatgaaaagaataaaagcaatttttaaatatagaacttTGAGTTGCTGGTGAAAAgcagtaaattttgaaaataggtATATTTTATCTTGACATTAAACACTTCTtgagctaaaaataaatagatttcctAAGAGTCTGTGACAGGCTCAAAGAGCAGAAAAATACACAGGATCCTTCCACTTCCCTACCCCCGCCACTGGTCTTCTAACATTACTTTttgacccacatcttagggaagTGGCAAGccttgtgggggggaagggattacctctatccctttttagggagagatcaagatatacattgtaaccaaaatgtctgaaaaaaaattct encodes:
- the LOC105864303 gene encoding gamma-crystallin A, with translation MGKITFYEERGFQGRCYECISDCPNLQAYFSRCNSIRVDSGSWMLYERTNYQGHQYLLRRGEYPDYQQWMGLSDSIRSCHRIPYTSSHRLRLYERDNYRGLVSELTEDCSCIQDRFRVHEIHSLHVLEGCWVLYELPNYRGRQYLLRPGDYRRYHDWGAMDAKVGSLRRIIDMY